One window of the Granulicella arctica genome contains the following:
- a CDS encoding beta-glucosidase family protein: MRPLATVFLLLVTSAYWAKAQVVPADKADETRIDSLLKKMTLEEKMNLIRGDVEPAATNQGQAGYLPGVSRLGIPSLRMADGPPGVLTRVAGQAQTATMGVAATWSVKDAEQNGVAIGREARSLGIDVVLQPFINIDRDLTFARGYNTLGEDPFLTGALGAAEIHGEQAQGVMSMAKHYVAYDSDSYNIFVDQQTLHEVYVAPFDAAVKAGVASIMCSYNKINGAFACGNPDTLKTILFGELGFKGFVTSDWGGVHNVHFINNGLTMEMPGEIADDSPFAGMMHTYFRTRPEKSGPPTKPNLAALAGMLGGTIPEETKGGGMDLSAFPTDSDSKTMRDALKDGSITEASITEAARRVLYQIDRFGYLDGKQKHDVTPQDLGGNGSIIEKTAEDAAVLLKNEDNILPLKGSGRIAVIGPTAGQVASIGTFGERSPGVPERQVSPLDALRKLPPDAKVTFAVDDDMTGTPIPAAAFTHDGKPGLVRNTEAGSSSIDPSIDFTKTNGKVLQPNTVATWKGEVTVPADGSYWFYLQALGTRGMFSIDDKEVGRTGAVKGTVHGDVQHASQDNGLPTTDGLDNVRRAVQLTKGAHRIEVTTSVDTSNAPVQVRLNWMTPEARQRNHATAIDAARNAKTAVVFVWTRDKPHFELPGNQDKLIEEIAAVNPNTVVVLNTSQPVAMPWIDKVKGVLEMWWPGDEGGSATAKTLLGQSNPAGRLPMTWAKALSDYAATSPAHPERSTQGVDGITTFSEGVLVGYRWFDDQKIQPLYPFGFGLSYTKFAFSNLKVTPTVDGGASVSVRVKNTGGVVGDEVPQVYLDAPVNKPQGVQFAPKTLVAFDRVTLQPGEEREVTLEIAPRAFEYWSVDKKAWVKPGGSRILRTGSSSQDLPLTATVQ; the protein is encoded by the coding sequence ATGAGGCCACTTGCTACAGTATTTCTTTTGCTTGTCACGTCTGCCTATTGGGCGAAGGCGCAGGTTGTTCCAGCTGATAAAGCCGATGAGACCCGTATCGACAGCCTGCTAAAGAAGATGACGCTCGAAGAGAAGATGAATCTGATACGAGGCGATGTAGAGCCGGCGGCGACGAACCAGGGGCAGGCGGGCTATTTGCCGGGCGTGTCACGGCTTGGGATTCCGTCACTGCGCATGGCGGATGGTCCTCCTGGAGTGTTGACCCGGGTCGCAGGGCAGGCGCAGACTGCAACCATGGGCGTCGCCGCAACCTGGAGCGTCAAGGATGCAGAGCAGAATGGCGTGGCGATCGGCCGCGAAGCACGTTCTCTGGGCATTGACGTTGTGCTGCAGCCCTTCATCAACATCGACCGCGACCTCACCTTCGCTCGCGGTTACAACACGCTCGGCGAAGATCCGTTCCTCACCGGTGCTTTGGGAGCAGCCGAGATCCACGGCGAGCAGGCCCAAGGAGTGATGTCGATGGCCAAGCACTATGTGGCCTATGACTCCGATTCCTACAACATCTTCGTCGACCAGCAAACGCTTCACGAGGTCTACGTCGCGCCATTCGACGCGGCAGTGAAGGCTGGCGTTGCGTCGATCATGTGCTCGTACAACAAAATCAATGGCGCCTTCGCCTGCGGCAATCCGGACACGCTCAAGACAATTCTGTTTGGTGAACTTGGTTTCAAAGGCTTCGTCACCTCAGACTGGGGCGGAGTACACAACGTGCACTTCATCAACAACGGGCTCACGATGGAAATGCCCGGTGAGATCGCTGATGACAGCCCGTTCGCTGGAATGATGCACACCTATTTCCGCACCCGTCCTGAGAAGTCGGGGCCGCCCACGAAGCCGAATCTTGCAGCCCTGGCGGGGATGCTTGGCGGCACCATCCCCGAGGAAACCAAAGGAGGCGGCATGGACTTGTCAGCCTTCCCGACCGACTCCGACTCGAAAACCATGCGCGACGCTCTCAAGGATGGTTCCATCACCGAAGCGTCCATCACCGAAGCCGCACGGCGCGTGCTCTATCAGATCGATCGATTTGGGTATCTCGATGGCAAGCAAAAACATGATGTCACGCCGCAGGATCTTGGTGGCAACGGAAGCATCATTGAGAAGACCGCAGAAGACGCGGCCGTTCTACTGAAGAATGAAGACAACATCCTTCCCCTCAAGGGGAGTGGCCGTATCGCCGTGATCGGGCCGACTGCTGGCCAGGTCGCGTCCATCGGCACATTTGGCGAGCGGTCACCGGGCGTTCCTGAACGTCAGGTGAGCCCGCTGGACGCGCTGAGGAAACTCCCGCCCGACGCGAAGGTGACATTCGCCGTGGACGACGACATGACCGGAACTCCAATACCTGCGGCCGCATTCACACACGACGGAAAACCTGGACTTGTGAGGAACACCGAGGCGGGGAGCAGCAGCATAGACCCTTCGATCGACTTCACCAAAACCAACGGAAAAGTGCTGCAACCGAATACTGTCGCAACGTGGAAGGGCGAAGTCACCGTTCCAGCCGACGGCTCCTACTGGTTCTACCTGCAGGCATTGGGTACGCGTGGAATGTTCAGCATTGATGATAAAGAGGTGGGCCGAACCGGCGCCGTGAAAGGAACAGTCCACGGCGATGTCCAACATGCCTCGCAGGATAATGGACTTCCCACAACAGATGGCCTGGATAACGTGCGCCGCGCAGTCCAACTGACCAAGGGCGCGCACAGGATTGAGGTCACGACCTCCGTCGACACATCGAACGCGCCAGTGCAAGTGCGCTTGAATTGGATGACTCCCGAAGCGCGGCAGCGCAATCACGCTACGGCAATCGACGCGGCGCGGAACGCAAAAACAGCTGTAGTATTTGTGTGGACGCGAGACAAGCCGCACTTCGAGCTTCCGGGCAATCAGGACAAACTCATTGAGGAAATTGCAGCAGTCAATCCGAACACTGTCGTGGTTTTGAATACGAGTCAGCCAGTGGCGATGCCGTGGATCGACAAAGTCAAAGGGGTACTGGAGATGTGGTGGCCTGGAGACGAGGGTGGGTCAGCAACGGCGAAAACGTTGCTCGGTCAGAGCAATCCTGCGGGACGGTTGCCTATGACCTGGGCCAAGGCGCTCAGTGATTATGCGGCGACCTCGCCTGCTCACCCTGAGCGTTCCACGCAAGGCGTCGACGGCATAACAACATTCTCAGAAGGCGTGCTCGTTGGGTACCGCTGGTTCGACGATCAGAAGATCCAGCCGCTGTACCCGTTCGGATTTGGACTGTCCTATACCAAATTCGCATTTTCGAATCTGAAAGTGACGCCCACCGTGGATGGCGGTGCGAGCGTATCGGTTCGCGTCAAGAATACCGGCGGCGTAGTAGGCGACGAGGTGCCGCAGGTCTACCTCGATGCTCCCGTGAACAAGCCGCAAGGAGTACAGTTCGCCCCAAAAACACTCGTAGCCTTTGACCGGGTTACCCTGCAGCCAGGCGAGGAGCGCGAGGTGACGCTCGAAATCGCGCCGCGAGCATTTGAATACTGGTCAGTCGACAAAAAAGCATGGGTGAAGCCGGGAGGCAGTCGTATCCTCCGCACCGGATCGTCTTCGCAGGATTTGCCGTTGACAGCGACAGTGCAATAA
- a CDS encoding winged helix-turn-helix domain-containing protein, translating into MASHGQKAQVVRFGPFELDLHTSLLERQGYQERLALQPTRLLALLVERRGELVTREELRTQLWAGETFVDFDHGLNNAVNRLREVLRDSASSPKYIQTVPRRGYRFIAEVEAKAAGNEGGEGLSAAERSIAVRAIEDASRDGSQAHLAEVLTEALMSALARVHTLRVFPESALSGPSRHATGKAGPDVLVGGSVLRVGNGVRITVRAMDSATRLEIWSQEYERDVSEILAVPKEVAATIAAEVRAEMTPQERQQLRATLTVRPEAYDCYLRGRFYAHRQNKDDNEISRLAFERAVEIDPTFAAAYAELAQAYVWKLFLFDPHERQWQEKAFVAVEKALSLDPYLAAAHLARGRLLWTPANRFPHGKAILEYRRALALDATLDEARNQLALIYCHIGYFDAALREAEEAVFTNPNNNLAVYRMAQTMVFQGKHEQALGLLQTIPPDVNPSLIGYQTAWILFNLGRNDEASRLIETLLGDSSEDDGALFMSMQGVLAASAGRVGEAKALIETAIETGKGFGHFHHAAYHIAVAFTLLSEPGDAVRWLEFAAKDGFPCYPLFVDDGNLENLHEDAGYVGLMAKLKGQWLEYGALF; encoded by the coding sequence ATGGCAAGCCATGGACAAAAGGCCCAGGTGGTAAGGTTCGGTCCGTTCGAGCTGGATCTCCACACGAGTTTGCTGGAGCGACAGGGCTACCAGGAGAGACTTGCGCTGCAGCCGACCCGGCTGCTGGCGCTGCTGGTAGAACGACGCGGGGAGCTGGTGACGCGGGAAGAGCTGCGCACGCAGCTGTGGGCTGGTGAGACGTTCGTCGACTTTGACCATGGGCTGAATAATGCGGTCAACCGGCTGCGTGAGGTGCTGCGTGATTCGGCAAGCTCGCCAAAGTACATCCAGACAGTGCCGCGACGCGGGTATCGTTTTATTGCGGAGGTGGAGGCGAAGGCGGCCGGGAATGAGGGCGGGGAAGGCTTGTCTGCGGCGGAACGGTCGATTGCGGTGAGGGCGATTGAGGATGCTTCGCGGGACGGGTCGCAGGCTCATCTGGCCGAAGTTTTGACCGAAGCGTTGATGAGCGCGCTAGCGCGGGTGCATACGCTGAGGGTGTTTCCGGAGAGCGCGTTGAGTGGGCCGTCGCGTCATGCTACGGGTAAGGCGGGGCCGGACGTCTTGGTGGGTGGATCCGTGTTGAGGGTTGGGAATGGGGTGAGGATCACGGTGCGGGCTATGGATTCGGCCACGCGACTGGAGATCTGGTCGCAGGAGTATGAGCGGGATGTGAGTGAGATTCTGGCGGTGCCGAAGGAGGTGGCGGCCACGATTGCGGCGGAGGTTCGGGCGGAGATGACGCCTCAGGAGCGGCAGCAGCTTCGGGCGACTCTGACGGTGAGGCCGGAGGCTTATGACTGCTATCTGCGGGGCAGGTTTTACGCGCATCGGCAGAACAAGGATGACAACGAGATTTCACGGCTGGCATTTGAACGCGCGGTTGAGATTGATCCGACGTTTGCCGCCGCGTATGCGGAACTGGCGCAGGCTTATGTGTGGAAGCTGTTCTTGTTCGATCCGCATGAGCGGCAGTGGCAGGAGAAGGCGTTTGTCGCGGTGGAAAAGGCGTTATCGCTGGACCCGTACTTAGCCGCGGCGCATCTTGCGCGGGGCCGGCTCTTGTGGACACCAGCGAACCGGTTTCCTCATGGGAAGGCAATTCTGGAGTATCGGCGGGCACTGGCGCTGGATGCAACGCTGGACGAGGCGCGGAACCAGCTTGCGTTGATCTACTGCCACATTGGGTACTTTGACGCGGCACTGCGTGAGGCGGAAGAGGCCGTTTTTACGAATCCTAACAACAATCTGGCGGTGTACCGGATGGCGCAGACGATGGTGTTTCAGGGGAAGCATGAGCAGGCACTGGGCTTGTTGCAGACGATTCCGCCGGACGTGAACCCGTCGTTGATTGGGTACCAGACGGCCTGGATACTATTCAACCTGGGGCGAAATGATGAGGCGTCGAGGCTGATTGAGACGCTGCTTGGGGATTCATCCGAGGATGACGGGGCGCTGTTCATGAGTATGCAGGGTGTGCTGGCTGCATCTGCGGGAAGGGTGGGCGAGGCAAAGGCGCTGATTGAGACGGCCATTGAAACGGGGAAGGGGTTTGGGCACTTTCATCATGCGGCGTACCACATTGCGGTTGCGTTCACGCTGCTGAGCGAGCCGGGCGATGCGGTTCGGTGGTTGGAGTTTGCAGCGAAGGACGGGTTTCCTTGTTATCCGCTATTTGTGGATGACGGCAACCTGGAGAACCTGCATGAGGATGCCGGGTACGTTGGCTTGATGGCGAAGCTGAAGGGGCAGTGGCTGGAGTATGGGGCGTTGTTCTAA